In bacterium, a single window of DNA contains:
- a CDS encoding VOC family protein has translation MSIEGLHHITLICSDAQRTVDFYTRVLGLRFIKKTVNFDDPRSYHLYFGDGRGRPGSVVTFFVWQGASRGAPGIGGTHHFALTVADYDGLLRWKRRLTDLGLSVKGPLDRRYFTSIYFNDPDGTIIEIATLGPGWTVDEAADRLGTDHRDPPAELIASNRDAARILAETWAEPVPEITADMALRRGMHHITAIGTNIERTHAFFGEQLGMRRVKMTANFDDPRSAHWYWGVGDGRPGTVVTYFERDPRLERRAQMGAGQTHHFALTVADDATQAAWRETLIGAGLRVSPVMDRIYFKSIYTNDPDGHIVELATAGPGFEVDEAPADLGHRLTLPPWLEANRRELERTLAPLTTPRWDG, from the coding sequence ATGAGCATTGAGGGCCTGCACCACATCACGCTCATTTGTTCCGACGCCCAGCGCACCGTGGATTTCTACACCCGGGTGCTCGGGCTCCGCTTCATCAAGAAGACGGTGAATTTCGATGATCCGCGGAGCTACCATCTGTATTTCGGCGATGGACGGGGGCGGCCGGGCTCTGTCGTGACGTTCTTTGTATGGCAGGGAGCCTCCAGGGGGGCTCCGGGGATTGGAGGAACGCATCACTTCGCGCTCACGGTTGCGGACTATGACGGCTTGTTGCGATGGAAGCGGCGGTTGACCGATCTCGGGCTCTCGGTCAAGGGCCCACTCGACCGTCGGTATTTCACATCGATCTATTTCAACGACCCGGACGGAACGATCATTGAGATCGCCACCCTCGGGCCCGGCTGGACCGTGGACGAGGCAGCAGATCGCCTCGGGACCGACCATCGTGACCCACCGGCGGAGCTCATCGCAAGCAACCGGGACGCCGCGCGCATCCTGGCCGAAACCTGGGCCGAGCCCGTGCCCGAGATCACGGCGGACATGGCGCTTCGGCGAGGCATGCATCATATCACCGCGATCGGCACGAACATCGAGCGCACCCACGCGTTCTTTGGCGAACAGCTCGGAATGCGGCGCGTCAAGATGACGGCGAACTTCGACGATCCTCGCTCGGCCCACTGGTACTGGGGAGTCGGAGACGGTCGGCCGGGCACTGTGGTCACCTATTTTGAGCGAGACCCGCGCCTCGAACGACGGGCGCAGATGGGGGCCGGCCAGACTCACCACTTTGCGCTCACCGTCGCCGACGACGCGACCCAAGCCGCGTGGCGCGAGACACTCATCGGGGCGGGGTTGCGTGTCTCGCCCGTAATGGATCGGATTTACTTCAAGAGCATCTACACGAACGACCCAGACGGGCACATCGTCGAGCTCGCGACAGCCGGTCCCGGGTTCGAGGTCGACGAAGCGCCGGCCGATCTGGGGCACCGGCTGACGCTGCCACCATGGCTGGAGGCGAATCGACGGGAGCTCGAGCGGACGCTGGCCCCGCTTACGACCCCTCGATGGGACGGTTGA
- a CDS encoding phospholipase, protein MFAAGESLSAARAAMVMVHGRGATAESILTLADALNQDGFAYMAPQAAGGTWYPNSFLAPIASNEPWLTSALAVVGNVCDRVTASGLTPERTILLGFSQGACLVLEFAARRARRYGGVVGLSGGLIGPDGTPRDYPGSLDGTPVFLGCSDADAHIPKARVLHTAAVLRRLGGSVADRLYPGMGHTVNEDELEVARGMMRALRVT, encoded by the coding sequence GTGTTCGCTGCCGGTGAATCACTCAGCGCCGCGCGGGCGGCCATGGTGATGGTGCACGGGCGGGGCGCGACGGCGGAGAGCATCCTCACGCTCGCCGATGCCCTCAACCAGGACGGGTTTGCCTACATGGCGCCGCAGGCAGCCGGGGGGACGTGGTACCCCAACAGTTTCCTCGCCCCCATCGCGAGCAACGAGCCGTGGCTCACCTCGGCGCTGGCGGTGGTGGGGAACGTGTGTGATCGCGTCACCGCATCCGGTCTAACGCCGGAGCGCACGATCCTCTTGGGCTTCTCGCAGGGCGCCTGCCTTGTGCTGGAGTTCGCGGCGCGCCGCGCGCGACGGTACGGCGGGGTCGTTGGGTTGAGCGGTGGACTGATCGGCCCCGACGGCACACCGCGTGACTATCCGGGTTCGCTCGATGGCACCCCGGTGTTTCTCGGGTGCAGCGATGCCGATGCTCACATTCCCAAAGCGCGGGTCCTGCACACTGCCGCCGTCCTTCGGCGACTCGGAGGGAGCGTGGCGGACAGACTCTACCCAGGGATGGGGCACACCGTGAACGAGGATGAGCTCGAGGTTGCTCGCGGAATGATGAGGGCGCTGCGCGTCACGTAG
- a CDS encoding STAS domain-containing protein, with the protein MSPGQEATGDNNTDARNILDCRLEERHGATVVHVSGEADLGAHDVLGDALAVAFDLGKPVILHFHDLTYVDSKGISLLLRCQQRAVTASLRLVIANPSRIVRRVLDTLELDEVLPVFSSVEVALQVVDGRR; encoded by the coding sequence ATGAGTCCGGGGCAAGAGGCCACGGGCGACAACAATACAGATGCGCGCAATATCCTCGATTGCCGCCTCGAAGAACGCCACGGCGCAACAGTCGTGCATGTCTCCGGTGAGGCCGACCTGGGCGCACACGATGTCCTGGGTGACGCGTTGGCCGTTGCCTTTGACTTGGGCAAGCCCGTTATCCTACACTTCCACGACTTAACCTACGTCGACAGTAAGGGCATCAGCCTCTTGCTTCGGTGCCAACAACGCGCCGTCACGGCGAGCCTCCGTTTGGTCATCGCGAATCCGTCACGCATCGTGCGTCGCGTTCTGGACACCCTAGAACTCGATGAGGTGCTCCCCGTCTTTTCGAGTGTCGAAGTTGCGTTGCAAGTGGTGGACGGGAGGCGCTGA
- a CDS encoding winged helix-turn-helix domain-containing protein produces the protein MGPTKGAPAASPETMTVHAIGAAAGKIWHVLHQHGGHVRLTNVRREVAMPESLVYMALGWLAREGKLDLRQQGRVIYVGLKP, from the coding sequence ATGGGGCCGACCAAGGGTGCGCCCGCTGCATCGCCAGAGACAATGACCGTGCATGCCATCGGCGCGGCGGCGGGCAAGATTTGGCACGTTCTGCACCAGCACGGCGGGCACGTTCGTCTGACGAACGTGCGGCGTGAGGTAGCGATGCCCGAATCTCTTGTCTATATGGCTCTAGGTTGGCTCGCGCGAGAAGGAAAGTTGGACCTGCGGCAGCAGGGCCGCGTGATCTACGTCGGACTCAAACCGTAG
- a CDS encoding anti-sigma factor antagonist (This anti-anti-sigma factor, or anti-sigma factor antagonist, belongs to a family that includes characterized members SpoIIAA, RsbV, RsfA, and RsfB.) — MGYALYRKGRIVEEHEACTRCKGVGAVRGGTGPAGVMLCPQCGGTGMEPAPLMDSALWPQEDTMAVRADDRLDGKSDAFLQCRYTRRNGASIVRASGEIDLNNVHLVEEMLGRALSDSRTVVVDLAETSYMDSTGLNMLVRVHEQAARRHTTMAVVVTSRSLSRIFSVLSLQNVFRIFQSVDAALQALSHPAGPTRSSPRGPEADISIGGRD; from the coding sequence GTGGGCTACGCACTCTATCGTAAGGGACGGATCGTCGAGGAGCATGAGGCCTGTACGCGCTGCAAGGGCGTTGGCGCGGTACGCGGCGGCACCGGCCCGGCGGGAGTGATGCTTTGTCCACAATGCGGCGGCACCGGCATGGAACCCGCCCCGCTGATGGATTCGGCCCTGTGGCCCCAGGAGGATACGATGGCGGTCCGGGCCGATGATCGTCTCGACGGCAAGTCCGACGCGTTCCTTCAATGCCGATACACTCGACGCAACGGGGCGAGCATCGTCCGAGCATCCGGAGAGATCGACCTGAATAACGTTCACCTCGTCGAAGAGATGCTGGGCCGCGCTCTCAGCGATAGCCGGACCGTCGTCGTGGACCTTGCGGAGACCTCCTACATGGACAGCACCGGCCTCAACATGCTAGTGCGGGTACACGAACAGGCGGCGCGGCGTCACACGACGATGGCCGTGGTCGTTACGTCGCGGAGCTTGTCGCGAATTTTCTCAGTCTTGTCCCTGCAAAACGTGTTTCGCATCTTCCAGTCAGTAGATGCGGCGTTGCAGGCATTGTCGCACCCGGCTGGCCCGACGCGTTCATCCCCTCGTGGACCGGAGGCCGACATCTCCATCGGGGGCCGAGACTAG
- the mgtA gene encoding magnesium-translocating P-type ATPase, with protein MPTVGKISADWSPSGGSPDLAAVARLPAEDVLAGLSTARIGLTSSEAVRRLALVGPNALRGHVVGPLGVLGSQLKNPFLLLLAATAVTSLVLKDQTDALIILGIVVLSVGLGFVSEYRSVRAIADLHARVLHTARTWRDGRLTALDVRMLVPGDVVVLDVGDIVPADLRLLDTQVLECDEAVLTGESGPVEKTATAAAVGASFSPSSCALMGTVIRAGTGRGVVVRTGPATQLGQIATRLGEQVPETAFQHGLRTFSGLLVWITTVVTSVVFVVNALVHHSVVESILFALAIAVSLTPQLLPAIVTVSLATGARRMAARSVLVKRLVSIEDLGNMVVLFTDKTGTLTEGHTTFAAALDPSGAPSPEVLRLGLLCSTASAAGDGVVAGGATSVLDAALWASPAARDLDFGRWRRIADAPFDYERRLMSVLVDDGTRRRLITKGAPESVLTRCAERPPALEALLTAQFAAGARVVAVATREAPELQAITPADERDLTPAGLLVFADPPKTDAAASIDRLQRLGITVKIVTGDNELVAKKICDDLGIAIGGTLTGTALAQMSDLQLTAALATTSIFARVSPEQKAKLIRLQRKTGVDVGFLGDGVNDAVALHDADVGISVESATDVAKDAADIVLVTKDLGLLADGVAEGRRIFANTIKYLVMGTSSNFGNMLSTAGGSLFLPFLPLLPSQVLLGNLLYDGSEMTIPTDNVDEEQLRRPAHWDMRLIRRFMSVFGPINSLFDYLIFAVMLLVFHAGPTLFRSGYFVETFVTQTLIIFALRTRRVPFLRSRPSWQLAVTTIGVAIVGAGLPFLPIGVPLGFAPLPPAFFGVLAGLMIVYIVLVDAAKTWFFRTIEPRPTTGPVAPPREHRRVRRVLARWRHPYRAVGIIPLR; from the coding sequence ATGCCGACCGTCGGGAAGATATCCGCGGACTGGTCGCCCAGCGGGGGGAGCCCTGACCTTGCCGCGGTGGCCCGCCTCCCGGCCGAGGACGTTCTCGCAGGCCTGAGTACGGCGCGAATCGGTCTGACATCGAGCGAGGCCGTGCGCCGGCTGGCGCTGGTTGGCCCGAACGCTCTGCGCGGCCACGTCGTCGGGCCTCTCGGCGTGCTGGGCAGCCAGCTGAAGAACCCCTTCTTGCTGCTGCTCGCTGCGACCGCCGTAACCTCACTGGTTCTCAAGGACCAGACTGATGCGCTCATCATCCTGGGGATCGTCGTTCTGAGCGTGGGGCTCGGGTTTGTCAGCGAGTACCGATCCGTTCGGGCGATCGCAGATCTCCACGCACGGGTGCTCCACACGGCGCGAACCTGGCGTGACGGCCGCCTGACCGCCCTCGATGTGAGGATGCTGGTCCCGGGTGACGTCGTCGTGCTCGACGTCGGTGACATCGTTCCTGCGGACCTGCGATTGCTCGACACGCAGGTCTTGGAGTGCGATGAGGCGGTGCTGACGGGTGAGTCGGGGCCGGTCGAAAAGACGGCGACAGCCGCCGCGGTTGGTGCATCGTTCAGTCCGTCATCGTGCGCGCTGATGGGAACGGTGATCCGTGCCGGGACCGGCCGCGGCGTCGTGGTGCGGACCGGACCCGCGACCCAGCTCGGCCAGATTGCGACGCGCCTCGGCGAGCAGGTGCCGGAGACTGCGTTTCAACACGGCTTGCGTACCTTCTCGGGATTGTTGGTTTGGATCACCACGGTCGTGACAAGCGTCGTTTTCGTCGTCAACGCGCTCGTGCATCATTCGGTGGTCGAGTCAATCCTGTTTGCGTTGGCCATCGCGGTCAGTCTGACGCCCCAACTGCTGCCGGCGATCGTCACCGTGAGCCTGGCGACCGGGGCGCGCCGCATGGCTGCGCGCTCGGTCCTCGTCAAGCGCCTCGTGAGCATCGAGGATCTCGGCAATATGGTGGTACTGTTCACCGACAAGACGGGGACCCTGACCGAGGGCCACACGACATTCGCGGCGGCCCTCGACCCCAGCGGCGCTCCGTCCCCCGAAGTGCTGCGGCTGGGGTTGCTCTGCTCCACCGCGTCCGCGGCCGGGGATGGCGTCGTGGCGGGTGGCGCGACCAGCGTGCTCGACGCGGCGCTCTGGGCGTCACCGGCGGCCCGGGATCTGGACTTCGGCCGGTGGCGGCGCATCGCCGACGCACCGTTCGACTACGAGCGCCGCCTTATGTCCGTGTTGGTGGACGACGGGACCCGTCGCCGGCTCATTACGAAGGGCGCGCCGGAGTCGGTGCTCACGCGGTGTGCCGAGCGGCCGCCCGCGCTCGAGGCGCTGCTCACGGCGCAGTTCGCCGCCGGTGCGCGCGTCGTCGCGGTCGCGACCCGCGAGGCTCCTGAGCTCCAAGCGATCACCCCGGCCGACGAACGCGATCTGACCCCGGCAGGCCTCCTCGTGTTCGCCGACCCGCCGAAAACGGATGCCGCCGCGTCGATCGACCGCCTCCAACGGCTCGGCATCACGGTCAAGATCGTCACGGGCGACAACGAGCTCGTCGCCAAAAAGATCTGCGACGACCTGGGGATCGCGATTGGCGGAACCCTGACCGGGACGGCGCTGGCGCAGATGAGCGATCTGCAACTCACCGCCGCGCTGGCGACGACATCCATCTTTGCACGTGTCTCCCCCGAGCAGAAGGCGAAGCTCATCCGCCTACAGCGCAAGACCGGTGTCGACGTGGGATTCCTCGGCGACGGCGTCAACGACGCGGTCGCCCTCCATGACGCGGACGTCGGGATCTCCGTGGAATCCGCGACGGACGTGGCCAAGGATGCCGCGGACATCGTCCTGGTGACGAAGGATCTCGGGCTGCTCGCCGACGGCGTCGCCGAGGGCCGGCGCATCTTCGCCAACACGATCAAGTACCTCGTGATGGGGACGTCCTCGAACTTCGGCAACATGCTCAGCACGGCCGGCGGCTCGCTGTTCCTGCCGTTTCTGCCGCTGCTGCCGTCGCAGGTGTTGCTAGGTAACTTGCTCTACGACGGAAGTGAGATGACGATCCCGACCGATAACGTCGATGAGGAACAGCTGCGCCGACCCGCCCATTGGGACATGCGGCTGATCCGGCGCTTCATGTCGGTGTTCGGTCCCATCAACTCCCTCTTCGACTACTTGATCTTCGCCGTCATGCTGCTCGTGTTTCACGCCGGCCCGACGCTGTTCCGATCCGGGTACTTCGTCGAAACCTTCGTCACGCAGACGCTGATCATCTTCGCGCTCCGCACGCGCCGGGTGCCGTTCCTTCGCAGCCGGCCCAGCTGGCAACTGGCGGTCACGACGATCGGGGTCGCGATCGTCGGCGCCGGCCTGCCGTTCCTGCCGATTGGCGTGCCACTAGGGTTTGCTCCGTTGCCCCCGGCGTTTTTCGGCGTGCTCGCCGGGTTGATGATCGTCTACATCGTGCTCGTCGACGCTGCGAAGACATGGTTCTTTCGTACAATCGAGCCACGCCCCACGACCGGACCGGTCGCTCCCCCTCGCGAGCACCGGCGGGTGCGGCGCGTGCTGGCACGTTGGCGCCATCCCTATCGGGCCGTAGGGATAATCCCCCTTCGCTGA
- a CDS encoding universal stress protein: MKLVVATDGSPHAILAAAYAVRLAREIRKAEITIVNVGHIPTVALGGPGTGAMVNFGELEQALEQAGQAILEQTKRQFESGNAPVAAVYRTGDPAAEIIKVAQETKADLIIIGSRGLGQIGGLILGSVSERVLHAAPVPVLVVR, from the coding sequence ATGAAACTTGTCGTCGCAACGGACGGCTCGCCGCACGCGATTCTTGCCGCCGCATACGCTGTCCGCCTCGCGCGGGAGATCCGGAAGGCTGAGATCACGATCGTCAACGTAGGGCACATCCCGACGGTCGCGCTGGGCGGCCCTGGGACCGGTGCGATGGTGAACTTCGGGGAGCTGGAGCAGGCGCTCGAGCAGGCCGGCCAGGCCATCCTGGAGCAGACGAAGCGGCAGTTCGAAAGCGGCAACGCACCGGTCGCCGCCGTGTACCGCACGGGCGACCCGGCGGCTGAGATTATCAAAGTCGCGCAAGAGACCAAGGCCGATCTGATCATCATCGGTAGCCGCGGGCTCGGCCAGATCGGCGGGCTCATCCTCGGGAGCGTCAGCGAGCGCGTCTTGCACGCGGCGCCCGTGCCCGTCTTGGTCGTGCGGTGA
- a CDS encoding class I SAM-dependent methyltransferase gives METGLAARAAIYRYVEPGALDPRRVAFHAVTAVAPQRVLDVGCGTGEFAGWLAHETSSNVVGLDLSERMVELTRQRDVDAVVGDVQYLPFHNGAFDCVTALWMLFHVPDLNRALVEIARALRPGGSLVAVTNGVEHLHELFRLLDVEPGEPPFSRENGERALRQYFSRVERRDINDWLIFPDRESVMAYTGASLRLRHIAYKMPADLPLPFRARRAVSIFTAETSPA, from the coding sequence GTGGAGACGGGGCTCGCCGCGCGCGCGGCGATCTACCGCTATGTCGAGCCGGGCGCATTGGACCCGCGTCGGGTTGCTTTTCACGCCGTGACCGCCGTCGCGCCACAGCGAGTCCTCGACGTAGGTTGCGGTACCGGCGAGTTCGCGGGCTGGCTCGCGCACGAGACTTCCAGCAACGTGGTCGGGCTCGACCTCTCCGAACGGATGGTCGAACTTACACGGCAGCGGGACGTCGATGCGGTGGTAGGCGACGTGCAGTATCTACCGTTCCACAACGGCGCGTTCGACTGTGTGACCGCGTTGTGGATGCTCTTCCATGTGCCCGATCTGAATCGCGCCCTTGTTGAGATCGCACGCGCGCTGCGGCCAGGCGGTTCGTTGGTGGCCGTCACGAACGGAGTAGAACATCTCCACGAACTATTCCGTCTCCTCGACGTGGAACCCGGCGAACCGCCATTCAGTCGCGAGAATGGGGAGAGAGCGCTAAGGCAGTATTTCTCGCGTGTCGAACGGCGCGACATCAACGATTGGCTCATCTTCCCGGACCGCGAGTCGGTGATGGCCTACACTGGCGCATCACTGAGACTGCGTCACATCGCGTATAAGATGCCAGCGGACTTGCCGCTGCCATTTCGGGCTCGGCGCGCCGTCTCGATCTTCACTGCGGAGACCTCGCCTGCCTAG
- a CDS encoding NUDIX domain-containing protein yields the protein MRADVRMTCIMRQEVQVLFYRCGADGYDVLAFRRAPRHGGYWHTVAGVVEHGETAVQAAIREVREETGLDAHGGLVALEHRYEYPVESVFVESFAIEVPWEWKPYLNEEPDAYEWWQVEGAGRGLYWEGTREAVEVLLRCLKS from the coding sequence ATGCGTGCCGACGTGAGAATGACCTGCATCATGCGCCAAGAAGTACAGGTACTCTTTTACCGATGCGGTGCCGACGGGTACGACGTGTTGGCGTTTCGTCGCGCGCCTCGTCACGGAGGATATTGGCATACTGTGGCGGGTGTCGTTGAGCACGGCGAAACGGCGGTGCAAGCGGCGATTCGAGAAGTGCGGGAAGAGACGGGACTTGATGCACATGGCGGGCTTGTCGCCCTTGAGCACAGGTACGAATACCCTGTGGAGTCGGTGTTCGTGGAATCCTTCGCGATCGAAGTGCCGTGGGAGTGGAAGCCGTACCTGAATGAAGAACCCGATGCCTATGAATGGTGGCAGGTTGAAGGAGCCGGGCGTGGGTTGTATTGGGAAGGAACTCGGGAGGCCGTCGAGGTCCTGTTACGTTGCCTGAAATCATAG
- a CDS encoding DUF1801 domain-containing protein, with product MRTKREHVATTEFKSVNKYIAAQPEAVRAILRRVRSTIRTAVPGAEEVILYKIPAYKLHSDPVLYFAAWKRHYSLYPASARVVAVFKDELASYEVNKGTIRFLFSQPVPVKLIGRIAKFRAKEVAERKKAKAAFK from the coding sequence ATGCGCACCAAGCGAGAGCACGTTGCCACGACCGAGTTCAAGTCCGTGAACAAGTACATTGCGGCGCAACCCGAGGCCGTGCGGGCCATACTCAGGCGCGTGCGGAGCACAATCCGTACGGCCGTGCCGGGAGCCGAGGAAGTGATCTTGTACAAAATCCCCGCGTACAAACTGCACAGTGACCCGGTGCTCTATTTCGCTGCGTGGAAGCGGCACTACTCACTCTACCCCGCGAGCGCGAGGGTCGTCGCGGTGTTCAAGGACGAGCTTGCATCGTACGAGGTCAACAAGGGCACAATCCGCTTCTTGTTCTCCCAGCCTGTGCCCGTGAAGTTGATCGGACGCATCGCGAAGTTCCGCGCGAAGGAAGTCGCGGAGCGCAAGAAAGCCAAGGCGGCGTTCAAATGA
- a CDS encoding rod shape-determining protein, with the protein MATVRGVLARLTRELGIDLGTANTLVYLRGEGIVVREPSVIAHRTDRRGVLAVGDEAKRMIGRTPAEIVATRPLRHGVIADFEITASMLSYFIRRGLTGRSSRRPRVIVGVPHGVTEVEKRAVLDATLHAGAREAYLIEQPLAAAIGAGAPISDPVGSMIVDIGGGTTEVATIALGGIVTARSIRVAGDEMDEAIIQYVRRAYNLLIGERTAEEIKIAIGSAYPEHEEQTIKARGRDLVSGLPRTLVLTSGEIRDAIAQPVQTILETVRTTLERTPPELAADIMERGVLLTGGGSLLRGLATLLADHLEIPVRPTRDPLSDVVVGTGKALEQMETLRRVLVTSKEL; encoded by the coding sequence ATGGCCACCGTCCGGGGGGTTCTCGCGCGTCTGACCCGGGAATTGGGCATCGATCTCGGCACCGCCAACACCCTCGTCTACCTGCGTGGAGAAGGTATCGTCGTGCGCGAGCCGTCCGTGATCGCGCACCGTACGGACCGCCGGGGCGTGCTGGCCGTCGGGGACGAGGCGAAGCGGATGATCGGCCGCACGCCGGCTGAGATCGTCGCGACGCGGCCGCTCAGGCACGGCGTCATCGCCGATTTCGAGATCACCGCCTCCATGCTCTCGTACTTCATCCGGCGTGGGCTCACGGGGCGGTCATCCCGACGGCCTCGAGTGATCGTCGGCGTCCCTCACGGGGTGACGGAGGTCGAGAAGCGTGCCGTGCTCGACGCGACCCTACACGCCGGCGCGCGGGAAGCGTACCTGATCGAGCAACCGCTCGCGGCGGCGATCGGAGCGGGCGCGCCGATCTCAGACCCGGTTGGGAGCATGATCGTGGACATTGGCGGCGGAACGACCGAGGTCGCGACCATCGCCCTTGGCGGGATCGTCACCGCCCGCAGCATCCGCGTGGCGGGTGATGAGATGGACGAGGCAATCATTCAGTACGTCCGACGGGCGTACAATCTCCTGATTGGCGAGCGCACGGCAGAGGAGATCAAGATCGCGATTGGGTCCGCCTACCCCGAGCACGAGGAGCAGACGATTAAGGCGCGGGGGCGCGATCTCGTGTCGGGGTTACCGCGGACGCTTGTACTCACGAGCGGGGAGATCCGCGACGCGATCGCGCAGCCGGTGCAAACGATCCTCGAGACCGTTCGTACGACGCTGGAGCGAACCCCGCCCGAGCTTGCCGCCGACATCATGGAACGCGGGGTGTTGCTCACCGGCGGCGGTTCGCTCCTCCGCGGCCTTGCCACGTTGCTCGCCGACCATCTGGAGATCCCCGTCCGGCCGACGCGCGATCCGCTGAGCGACGTGGTCGTCGGGACCGGCAAGGCGCTCGAACAGATGGAGACGCTCCGAAGGGTGCTCGTGACGAGCAAAGAGCTCTGA
- a CDS encoding ImmA/IrrE family metallo-endopeptidase has protein sequence MNIAALIERTGIAVVDRVLPDGVRGTIGDIAGRRAIILNRHWRFASENERRWVLAEELGHILLEHQLVASTQPGVPEPGLFEARRLIDEREARAFAAELLMPLVEVRARWCAAVNRRFGPSREASTDDLVRALAQEFGVTPGAMRIRLQELRLVGRAASVMPSGR, from the coding sequence GTGAACATCGCCGCGTTGATCGAGCGCACTGGCATCGCGGTCGTCGACCGAGTGCTACCCGACGGCGTCCGAGGCACGATCGGCGACATCGCGGGCCGGCGCGCCATCATTCTGAATCGGCACTGGCGCTTCGCTTCGGAGAACGAGAGGCGGTGGGTGCTGGCGGAGGAGCTCGGCCACATCCTCCTCGAGCATCAGCTCGTCGCAAGTACCCAGCCCGGAGTGCCCGAGCCCGGGCTCTTTGAAGCACGTCGTCTCATTGATGAACGAGAAGCTCGGGCCTTTGCCGCCGAGCTGCTGATGCCGCTGGTCGAGGTGCGCGCCCGCTGGTGCGCGGCCGTGAACCGGCGGTTCGGGCCATCGAGAGAGGCATCCACCGACGACCTTGTTCGCGCCCTGGCCCAGGAATTTGGGGTGACGCCGGGCGCGATGCGAATCCGGCTTCAAGAGTTGCGCCTCGTCGGGCGTGCGGCGTCAGTCATGCCTTCCGGACGCTGA
- a CDS encoding RNA polymerase sigma factor gives MSDNTGQQVRDAVDAAYRSESRRVLATLIRLLGDFDLAEEALHDAFAAAIEQWPRDGVPGNPRAWLVSTGRFKAIDTMRRRARFDASLAELAEQLDANTSDAAEGNTEGIEDDRLRLVFTCCHPALPPDAQVALTLREVCGLTTEEIARAFLTAAPTVAQRIVRAKRKIRDARIPYRVPSRADLADRLDTVLRVVYLVFNEGYAASSGTSLTRADLSGEAIRLGRLLIELLSEPEALGLLALMLLQESRRAARTSPAGELVLLDDQDRSLWNRDQIAEGSALVERALSSRRIGPYTLQAAIAAVHASAPTAGATDWAQIVGLYDVLMRSEPSPVVELNRAVAVAMRDGPAAGLALIDAILARGDLEDYHLAHSARADLCRRLGRTAEARVSYTRALGLARQEQERRFLERRLGALPA, from the coding sequence ATGAGCGACAACACCGGGCAACAGGTGCGCGACGCGGTGGACGCCGCCTACCGTTCCGAGTCGCGCCGCGTCCTGGCCACCCTGATTCGCCTGCTCGGCGACTTCGACCTCGCGGAGGAGGCGCTGCACGACGCCTTCGCCGCGGCGATTGAGCAATGGCCGCGGGATGGCGTGCCTGGCAACCCTCGGGCCTGGCTCGTGTCGACCGGTCGCTTCAAGGCCATCGACACCATGCGCCGGCGCGCCCGGTTCGACGCGTCCCTGGCAGAACTCGCCGAGCAACTCGATGCCAACACCAGTGATGCCGCGGAAGGGAACACCGAGGGCATCGAGGACGACCGGCTGCGGCTGGTCTTCACCTGCTGCCACCCCGCCTTGCCGCCCGACGCTCAGGTGGCGCTGACCTTACGCGAGGTATGCGGCCTCACAACCGAGGAGATCGCGCGTGCCTTCCTCACCGCGGCGCCCACGGTGGCTCAGCGGATCGTGCGCGCGAAGCGGAAGATCCGCGACGCGCGCATTCCGTATCGCGTGCCGTCGCGGGCCGATCTTGCGGACCGGCTGGATACGGTGCTCCGCGTGGTCTACCTGGTGTTCAACGAAGGGTATGCCGCGTCATCGGGCACCTCCCTGACACGGGCCGATCTGTCCGGCGAGGCGATCCGCCTGGGGCGGCTGCTCATCGAGTTGCTGTCAGAGCCCGAGGCGCTGGGACTCCTGGCGCTGATGTTGCTGCAAGAATCGCGGCGCGCGGCGCGCACGTCCCCGGCCGGCGAGTTGGTCCTGCTGGACGACCAGGACCGCTCGCTGTGGAACCGCGACCAGATCGCGGAGGGATCGGCACTGGTGGAACGAGCGCTGTCGTCGCGTCGGATCGGCCCCTACACGCTCCAAGCGGCGATCGCCGCAGTGCACGCCTCGGCGCCCACCGCCGGCGCAACGGACTGGGCCCAGATCGTCGGACTGTACGACGTCCTGATGCGGTCGGAACCGTCGCCTGTCGTCGAACTCAATCGCGCTGTGGCGGTGGCGATGCGCGACGGCCCGGCGGCGGGGCTGGCGCTCATTGACGCCATCCTCGCGCGTGGGGACCTGGAAGACTACCATCTGGCGCACTCGGCGCGGGCGGACCTGTGCCGGCGACTGGGGAGAACCGCGGAAGCCCGTGTCTCCTACACGCGGGCCCTCGGCCTCGCGCGGCAGGAGCAGGAGCGACGGTTTCTCGAGCGACGGTTGGGCGCGCTACCAGCCTGA